Proteins found in one Paludisphaera rhizosphaerae genomic segment:
- a CDS encoding phosphotransferase family protein: MRELTAGDAADYLRSSGRLPAGVAVSVRELSGGVSNLVLRVDAEDRPPFVVKQCRERLRVALEWRARLDRIWVEHATLRVLGELLPPGAVPELLFEDRDEYLFAMSCAPDDSETWKTRLLRGDADPAIAAALGGYLATIHSDAPNHPTRDASLADTSLFDELRVDPYYRTTARAHPRLAPQFDALIAAMEPPIERRALVLGDFSPKNILVHSGGLVLLDFECAHLGDPGFDLGFFMSHLALKRIHGVISDEQYRRLADGFLGTYFERLGDRLGSSEDVERRGVAHTAACLLARVDGKSPVEYLDGPGREVARRSALALFAQAPDRWEFLHRVLDSEARVHPR, from the coding sequence ATGCGCGAGTTGACCGCAGGCGACGCCGCGGACTATCTGCGAAGCTCCGGAAGGCTCCCGGCCGGCGTCGCCGTCTCGGTTCGGGAGTTGAGCGGCGGCGTCTCCAACCTGGTCCTCCGCGTCGACGCCGAGGACCGCCCGCCCTTCGTCGTCAAGCAGTGCCGCGAACGGCTTCGCGTGGCCCTTGAATGGCGGGCGCGGCTCGACCGGATCTGGGTCGAGCACGCCACCCTGCGCGTGCTTGGCGAGTTGTTGCCGCCCGGGGCCGTACCTGAGTTGCTGTTCGAGGATCGCGACGAGTATCTCTTCGCGATGAGCTGCGCCCCGGACGACTCCGAGACCTGGAAGACGCGGCTCTTGCGAGGCGACGCCGACCCAGCAATTGCCGCGGCGCTGGGGGGCTACCTGGCGACGATCCACTCCGACGCCCCAAACCATCCGACCCGCGACGCATCGCTCGCCGATACATCCCTGTTCGACGAACTGCGCGTCGATCCCTACTACCGGACGACGGCCCGAGCCCATCCCCGGCTCGCTCCCCAGTTCGACGCCTTGATTGCGGCGATGGAGCCGCCGATCGAACGTCGCGCGCTGGTCCTGGGCGATTTCAGCCCCAAGAACATCCTGGTGCACTCCGGCGGTCTGGTTCTGCTCGACTTCGAATGCGCCCATCTGGGCGACCCAGGGTTCGACCTGGGCTTCTTCATGAGCCACCTGGCGCTGAAACGGATCCACGGAGTGATCTCGGACGAGCAGTATCGAAGGCTCGCGGACGGTTTCCTTGGGACCTATTTCGAACGCCTAGGCGATCGCCTTGGCTCCTCGGAGGACGTGGAACGCCGGGGCGTCGCTCACACGGCGGCCTGTCTGCTCGCGCGCGTCGACGGCAAGAGTCCGGTCGAGTATCTTGATGGGCCCGGTCGCGAGGTCGCGCGGCGGTCGGCGTTGGCTCTCTTTGCTCAGGCCCCGGATCGCTGGGAGTTCCTGCATCGGGTCCTTGATTCCGAAGCGCGAGTTCATCCCCGGTGA